A region from the Panicum hallii strain FIL2 chromosome 1, PHallii_v3.1, whole genome shotgun sequence genome encodes:
- the LOC112902858 gene encoding GEM-like protein 4 — protein sequence MKMSSGSHVIGVPVTAKAYAIEEAARDRPPAKTKDGDRLAVSLTHPSSYAPFGYKHGSKSQVIHWVNKLGRRAQSFRDHVTLGPKLSETVKGKLSLGARILQAGGVERAFRHAFPAERGERLVKAHQCYLYTTGGPIAGMLFVSTRRIAFRSDRSLAVTSPAGDVVARVPYKVVVPLRRIKRVRPSENAEKPEQKYIQVATVDGFEFWFMGFVSYQRCCKYMVQLMEISGDL from the exons ATGAAGATGTCGAGCGGCAGCCACGTGATCGGAGTGCCCGTCACCGCCAAGGCGTACGCCATCGAGGAAGCGGCGAGGGACCGGCCGCCGGCGAAGACGAAGGACGGCGACCGCCTCGCGGTCTCGCTGACGCACCCGAGCTCGTACGCGCCGTTCGGCTACAAGCACG GCAGCAAGAGCCAGGTGATCCACTGGGTGAACAAGCTGGGAAGACGAGCTCAGAGCTTCAGGGACCATG TGACACTGGGGCCGAAGCTCTCGGAGACGGTGAAGGGAAAGCTGAGCCTGGGCGCGAGGATCCTGCAGGCCGGCGGCGTGGAGCGCGCGTTCCGGCACGCCTTCCCGGCCGAGAGAGGCGAGCGGCTGGTGAAGGCCCACCAGTGCTACCTCTACACCACCGGCGGCCCCATCGCGGGGATGCTCTTCGTCTCCACCCGCAGGATCGCCTTCCGCAGCGACCGCTCCCTCGCCGTCACCTCCCCGGCCGGCGACGTCGTGGCCCGGGTCCCCTACAAGGTGGTGGTACCCCTGCGGCGGATCAAGCGGGTGAGGCCCAGCGAGAACGCCGAGAAGCCGGAGCAGAAGTACATACAGGTGGCCACGGTGGACGGCTTCGAGTTCTGGTTCATGGGGTTCGTCAGCTATCAGAGATGCTGCAAGTACATGGTGCAGCTGATGGAGATCTCCGGCGACCTGTGA
- the LOC112891739 gene encoding putative GEM-like protein 8, producing the protein MEGSMTEGHVVGIPVSSRAYGIEEPEFPEEQTPDHGEFPSSFQSSYDANSSTTADRPTSKHGRKGDKIAQGIKEHVMLGPKLSDTVKGKLTLGAKILQAGGVEKMFRQWFSVDKNEKLLRASQCYLSTTAGPIAGLLFVSTARVAFRSDRTLAVSTPRGDKGRVPYKVTIPLRKVKAVRPSENKHRPEQKYVQLVTNDAFEFWFLGFVSYNRSLQHLEQAVAYSQQQVQ; encoded by the exons ATGGAGGGGTCGATGACTGAAGGGCATGTGGTCGGGATCCCGGTGAGCAGCAGGGCGTACGGCATCGAGGAGCCGGAGTTCCCGGAGGAACAGACGCCCGATCATGGAGAATTCCCGAGCTCCTTCCAGTCCAGCTATG ATGCGAACAGCTCCACGACCGCCGACCGGCCGACGAGCAAACACGGCAGGAAGGGAGACAAGATCGCTCAGGGCATCAAAGAACACG TGATGCTCGGGCCCAAACTTTCCGACACGGTGAAGGGGAAGCTGACGCTGGGCGCGAAGATCCTCCAGGCCGGCGGCGTGGAGAAGATGTTCCGGCAGTGGTTCTCCGTGGACAAGAACGAGAAGCTGCTCCGGGCCTCGCAGTGCTACCTCTCGACGACGGCCGGCCCGATCGCTGGCCTGCTCTTCGTGTCCACGGCGCGGGTGGCCTTCCGCAGCGACCGGACTCTGGCGGTGTCCACCCCGCGCGGCGACAAGGGGCGCGTGCCCTACAAGGTCACCATCCCGCTGAGGAAGGTGAAGGCGGTCCGCCCCAGCGAGAACAAGCACCGGCCGGAGCAGAAGTACGTGCAGCTCGTCACCAACGACGCCTTCGAGTTCTGGTTCCTGGGCTTCGTCAGCTACAACCGGTCGCTGCAGCACCTGGAGCAGGCCGTCGCGTACTCGCAGCAGCAGGTGCAATGA
- the LOC112875729 gene encoding putative ripening-related protein 2, with protein MSTASLLALALAGLVLVTFPGLCAGTAAAHRPAAKCQPSGSLEGPSTGHVCGECCKPGHVYPTYRCSPPVTASTRAVMTLNNFEEGGDGGDPSECDGKYHLNTEPVVALSTGWYNHGKRCGRQIRINAKGRSVLAKVVDECDTLHGCDKPHAFQPPCPHNIVDASQAVWNALGITGDEVGDYPITWSDA; from the coding sequence ATGTCGACGGCCAGCCTCCTCGCGCTTGCTCTGGCAGGCCTCGTGCTCGTCACCTTCCCAGGCCTCTGCGCCGGCACCGCCGCAGCTCACCGCCCCGCCGCCAAGTGCCAGCCGAGCGGCTCGCTGGAGGGGCCAAGCACGGGCCACGTGTGCGGGGAGTGCTGCAAGCCGGGGCACGTCTACCCGACGTACCGGTGCTCGCCGCCGGTCACCGCGAGCACCAGGGCCGTCATGACGCTCAACAACTTCGAggagggcggcgacggcggcgacccGTCGGAGTGCGACGGCAAGTACCACCTGAACACGGAGCCCGTCGTGGCGCTCTCCACGGGGTGGTACAACCACGGCAAGCGCTGCGGCAGGCAGATCCGGATCAACGCCAAGGGAAGGTCCGTGCTCGCCAAGGTCGTGGACGAGTGCGACACCCTGCACGGCTGCGACAAGCCGCACGCCTTCCAGCCGCCGTGCCCGCACAACATCGTCGACGCGTCCCAGGCCGTGTGGAACGCGCTGGGCATCACCGGCGACGAGGTCGGCGACTACCCCATCACCTGGTCGGACGCATGA
- the LOC112872351 gene encoding uncharacterized protein LOC112872351 → MAAVVAAVEAGVVAVASGRGCSSRLLRGLYWRLRAVLRRLRSERARRGRRFSFHYDALSYALNFDDGRAAADLVLAPSDALR, encoded by the coding sequence atggcggcggtggtggcggcggtggaggcgggggtggtggcggtggccaGCGGGAGGGGCTGCAGCAGCCGCCTGCTGCGGGGCCTCTACTGGCGCCTGCGCGCGGTGCTGCGGCGCCTGCGCTCGGAGCGGGCCAGGCGCGGCCGGAGGTTCAGCTTCCACTACGACGCGCTCAGCTACGCGCTCAACTTCGAcgacggccgcgccgccgccgacctcgTCCTCGCCCCCAGCGACGCGCTCCGGTGA